The following coding sequences lie in one Cyanobacterium sp. Dongsha4 genomic window:
- a CDS encoding RNA-guided endonuclease TnpB family protein — protein MKQRYNYRIYPTSQQEQLLAQLFGCCRVVYNDGVALCQQIYKEGGKKPSNSELQRRLITQAKKTKERQWLSDVSAIPLQQALNDLNQGYSNFFDSVKGKRKGQKVNPPKFKSRKSNQSARFTRGGFKVGQHKIKLAKIGKVKIIWSRELPSLPSSATVIKDSASRYFISFVVETIPEKLPDNGQNVGVDLGIETFATLSNGQKIKSSKPLKKYQRKLRRCQRNLSKKKKGSKRYEKARKRVGKVHSKIKDTRTDFLHKLSTDIIRENQTIVLEDLNVSGMVKNRKLSKAISDMGWRTFRTMLDTKSVMYGREFIVIDRWIPTSQVCSNCGFNGGKKELNIREWTCINCGVVHDRDVNASKNILVAGGHSETQNGRGAGRKTTTMVAVGDEASTHREIRFKQLSLF, from the coding sequence ATGAAACAACGATATAACTATAGAATTTATCCTACGTCACAGCAAGAACAGTTGTTAGCTCAACTGTTTGGTTGTTGTCGTGTGGTTTATAATGATGGGGTAGCGTTGTGTCAGCAAATCTATAAAGAAGGAGGTAAAAAACCAAGTAATAGTGAACTGCAAAGACGACTCATAACTCAAGCAAAAAAGACTAAAGAAAGACAATGGCTATCTGATGTCAGTGCTATCCCTCTTCAACAGGCTTTAAATGACTTAAATCAAGGCTATTCCAACTTTTTTGATTCCGTAAAAGGGAAAAGAAAAGGACAAAAAGTAAACCCTCCTAAGTTTAAGTCGAGAAAATCAAATCAATCAGCACGGTTCACTCGTGGTGGTTTTAAAGTTGGGCAACATAAAATTAAGTTAGCAAAAATAGGTAAAGTAAAAATTATCTGGTCAAGAGAATTGCCTAGCCTTCCATCATCGGCAACAGTCATAAAAGATTCTGCTAGTCGGTATTTTATTTCTTTTGTGGTGGAGACAATCCCTGAAAAATTACCTGATAATGGTCAAAATGTTGGAGTTGACTTAGGAATTGAAACCTTTGCTACTCTAAGCAATGGGCAAAAGATAAAATCTTCTAAACCATTAAAGAAATATCAAAGAAAACTAAGACGTTGTCAAAGAAATTTAAGTAAAAAGAAAAAAGGAAGTAAAAGATATGAAAAAGCAAGAAAAAGAGTAGGGAAAGTTCACAGTAAAATAAAAGACACTCGCACTGATTTTCTACATAAATTGTCAACGGATATTATTCGTGAAAACCAAACAATAGTACTAGAAGATTTGAACGTCAGTGGCATGGTAAAAAACCGTAAATTAAGTAAAGCAATTAGCGATATGGGATGGCGCACATTTAGGACGATGTTAGACACAAAATCCGTAATGTATGGTAGAGAGTTTATTGTGATTGATAGGTGGATACCAACATCTCAAGTATGCTCTAATTGTGGATTTAATGGCGGTAAAAAAGAATTAAATATAAGAGAATGGACTTGCATTAATTGCGGTGTAGTGCATGATCGTGATGTTAATGCGTCAAAAAATATTTTAGTCGCTGGAGGGCATTCAGAGACTCAAAACGGACGTGGAGCAGGGCGTAAGACTACCACAATGGTAGCAGTAGGCGATGAAGCGTCAACCCACCGAGAGATTAGATTTAAGCAGTTAAGTCTATTCTAG
- a CDS encoding flavin monoamine oxidase family protein, with protein MSSQTTITKTIADLLSLVENKYGVGVGLELLRQLGGHNIISDKGEPPDVPSISNGNHPQVVIVGAGIAGLVLALELKERGAKVILLEASSRCGGRNLTIRSGELIQEEGFPAQKCNLPSGQYFNAGPGRISHHHRAVLHYCRRFGLSLRPYFTLNRGALLHRWLPQTNQDIFIKNRQVLFDGLGRLSELAFKGSTSLNLQESLPQDLALALNDWLQTFGGVDEKGNYQEDGKSGYQLMRGGRDDKGKPCSAMELEQILGLRLWYDDPRRSPDVIDEQLTMFEIEGGNDGLVTALESALGDCIRLNHGVEEIVQDEGGVTLKGSLTNDSGQTFQLKCDRIVITAQPPVLKNMRIDVGNAWLEAFKALPPRFAVKVAGWMKRRFWEEDLGIYGGITFTNLPIQQIWYPNNGFLEQNGGLLVLAYSALEYGEALGKIAPDIRCLAAQELASRIHPQIKSESSHLMTIAWQNIPYIYSPWMAWTPEKYNQYFHQITRCDRRIAFAGDWCSHLPAWQEGAIRSAYDLIEWALYGKES; from the coding sequence ATGTCTTCGCAAACTACAATCACAAAAACTATTGCTGACTTACTTTCTCTTGTGGAAAATAAGTATGGTGTTGGGGTAGGGTTAGAATTATTACGGCAATTAGGGGGACATAATATTATCTCTGATAAGGGTGAACCTCCTGATGTACCTTCTATAAGTAATGGCAATCATCCTCAAGTTGTGATTGTGGGAGCAGGAATTGCAGGATTAGTTTTGGCTTTGGAGTTGAAGGAAAGAGGTGCGAAAGTTATCCTTTTAGAAGCATCATCTCGATGTGGAGGCAGAAATTTAACTATTCGCTCAGGAGAATTAATCCAAGAAGAGGGTTTTCCTGCTCAAAAATGTAATTTACCGTCTGGACAATATTTTAATGCGGGGCCGGGGCGGATTTCTCATCATCATCGGGCTGTTTTACATTATTGTCGTCGTTTTGGTTTATCATTGCGTCCTTATTTTACTCTGAATAGGGGGGCTTTGCTTCACCGTTGGCTACCTCAGACTAATCAGGACATTTTTATCAAAAATAGACAAGTGCTGTTTGACGGGCTAGGAAGGCTCTCTGAGTTAGCTTTTAAGGGTTCTACAAGTCTGAATTTACAAGAATCTTTACCGCAGGATTTGGCTTTGGCCTTAAATGACTGGTTACAAACTTTTGGGGGAGTTGATGAGAAGGGTAATTATCAAGAAGATGGAAAAAGTGGCTATCAACTAATGCGAGGGGGGCGCGATGATAAGGGAAAACCTTGCTCTGCTATGGAATTGGAACAGATTTTAGGTTTGAGATTATGGTATGATGACCCTCGCCGTAGTCCTGATGTAATTGATGAGCAGTTAACAATGTTTGAAATTGAAGGGGGTAATGATGGTTTAGTTACTGCTTTGGAGTCAGCTTTAGGGGATTGTATTCGTCTCAATCATGGGGTAGAAGAAATAGTCCAAGATGAAGGGGGAGTAACCCTGAAAGGTTCACTTACTAATGATTCTGGGCAAACTTTTCAATTAAAATGCGATCGCATTGTGATTACTGCTCAACCTCCTGTTTTAAAAAATATGCGTATTGATGTGGGGAATGCTTGGCTAGAGGCATTTAAAGCTCTACCTCCTCGGTTTGCGGTAAAAGTTGCAGGATGGATGAAACGACGTTTTTGGGAGGAAGATTTAGGGATTTATGGGGGAATTACGTTTACTAATCTACCTATTCAACAAATTTGGTATCCCAATAATGGTTTCTTAGAGCAAAATGGAGGCTTATTGGTGTTAGCCTATAGTGCCTTGGAATATGGAGAAGCCCTTGGGAAAATCGCCCCTGATATTCGTTGTCTGGCGGCACAAGAATTAGCCAGTCGCATTCATCCACAAATAAAATCTGAATCTAGTCATCTAATGACGATTGCTTGGCAAAATATTCCCTATATTTACTCCCCTTGGATGGCTTGGACTCCTGAAAAATATAATCAATACTTCCATCAAATTACAAGATGCGATCGACGTATTGCCTTCGCTGGAGATTGGTGTAGTCATCTTCCTGCATGGCAAGAAGGAGCGATTCGTAGTGCTTATGATTTAATTGAGTGGGCTTTATATGGCAAAGAGTCTTAA
- a CDS encoding sensor histidine kinase: MFNKIRSRLLLSYLLILASILSIFALGVRLIFAHSLKEQTIANLRALGNGATANAEWENNQLKIDNDFRLQDLDKNHQSLEWFDQQGNSILKQGNFVMSLPFSSTDLIQTQNGNPKIQGVTLPVIDSDLDRLIGYVRVSQSLKDSEETLNKLDRGLTISIILAVITSGIGGIILTNQAMKPIEESFLRLKQFTADASHELRNPLMVIDSNVTVSLKYPDGMRDSDRESFDAIASATEQMTRLTEDLLLLARSDTLKPLIKEKIDLAIILKNLVQQYQVKLREKKIHLNLELDPFLLVLGDTLKLERLLKNLIDNAIYYTPILGIIYIRGKKHKSSIEIEIRDTGIGIAPENIEKIFERFWRGDTSRSHWSGGSGLGLSIVKSIVTEHKGTITVNSQLKKGTCFTIFLPIH; the protein is encoded by the coding sequence ATGTTTAACAAGATTCGTTCTCGCTTACTTTTATCTTATTTGCTTATCTTAGCTTCAATTTTAAGCATTTTTGCCCTAGGAGTTCGTTTAATCTTTGCTCATAGTTTAAAAGAACAAACGATCGCCAATTTAAGGGCATTAGGAAATGGTGCTACAGCCAATGCAGAATGGGAAAATAATCAGTTAAAAATTGATAATGATTTTCGGCTTCAAGATTTAGACAAAAACCATCAATCTTTAGAATGGTTTGATCAACAAGGTAATTCAATTTTAAAGCAAGGTAATTTCGTGATGAGTTTACCTTTTTCATCAACAGATTTAATTCAAACTCAAAATGGAAATCCGAAGATTCAAGGGGTTACTTTACCCGTTATTGATAGCGATCTTGATCGGTTAATTGGTTATGTTAGAGTTAGTCAATCCTTAAAAGACTCAGAAGAAACGTTAAACAAATTAGATCGAGGATTAACCATCAGTATCATTTTAGCTGTAATTACCAGTGGAATCGGCGGAATTATATTAACTAATCAGGCAATGAAACCTATTGAAGAGAGTTTTCTACGCTTAAAACAGTTTACTGCTGATGCTTCCCATGAATTGCGTAATCCTTTGATGGTAATTGATAGCAACGTTACTGTTTCTCTGAAATATCCAGATGGTATGAGAGATAGCGATCGAGAAAGTTTTGATGCGATCGCCAGTGCCACAGAACAAATGACTCGTTTAACGGAAGATTTATTATTGTTAGCTCGTTCTGATACTTTAAAACCTCTTATAAAAGAGAAGATTGATTTGGCAATTATTCTCAAAAATTTAGTCCAACAATATCAAGTTAAACTTAGAGAAAAAAAGATTCATTTAAACTTAGAATTAGATCCTTTTTTATTGGTTTTGGGAGATACTTTAAAACTAGAAAGATTATTAAAAAATTTAATAGATAATGCCATTTATTATACGCCAATACTAGGGATAATTTACATTCGAGGAAAAAAACACAAAAGCTCTATAGAAATAGAAATAAGAGATACGGGAATTGGCATTGCACCAGAAAACATTGAGAAAATTTTTGAACGATTTTGGCGAGGGGATACATCCCGTAGTCATTGGAGTGGTGGTTCTGGTTTAGGATTATCAATTGTTAAAAGTATTGTTACTGAACATAAGGGCACAATTACCGTTAACAGTCAATTAAAAAAAGGTACTTGTTTTACTATTTTTTTACCGATTCATTAA